In Paenibacillus protaetiae, the genomic stretch GAACTCTTATATGGATGCGTTAATTTATTTGCGCAACCGCGATTTGTATCCGCTGCAGCTTGTGCTGCAGGAAATATTGATTACAAACAGCACGGATTCGATGATGTCGACCGTTGCTGACGTGGATAAAGGCTTGATCCAGGAAACGATCAAATATGCGACTATCATCGTAGCAACGGTGCCGATTTTGCTGCTGTATCCGTTTCTGCAGCGTTATTTCGTGAAGGGCGTTATGCTTGGCTCGATCAAGGAGTAATGAAGCAAAGGGGCGGCTGAGGGAGCAGCGGGCAGCTGCATTAGCGAGAACGCAAGAGGGAAGCCGGAACGGTTCAGGTTCCAGCTTCCCTTCTTGTACGCTGACAGCCGATGGATCGACAATAAAAAGGAAGCCGGAACGGCTCAACGTTCCGGCTTCCTTTTGGTTGCTGCGGGGGCAAGTTCATTTGGCTTTAACATGTTTTTTATAGTCATTTGGCGTGACGCCAACTTCCTGCTTGAACAGCTTGGAAAAGTAGGAGTAGTTGGAGTAGCCGACCTTGCCGGATATGGTGTAGACGGACAAATTCGTTGTCTCGAGCAGCTGCTTGGCGGCTTCGATCCGCACTTGAATGATATAGCTGCCCAGCGGAATGCCGGTTTCCTTCTTAAACAGCCTGCCGAGATAATCCTGGTTCAAATAAACCACTTCCGCGAGGCCGTTCCGCGTCAGGTCATCGCCGTAATGGGCGTGAATATACTGTTTGATCTCCTCCACAACTGATTTCGGCTGCGCGGCGAAATCACGGTATTCCACTGCGGTATAAACGAGATAGCGGAGATACCGCTCCATATCTTCAATTGAATACAGCGAGCAGATCGACAGCTGGTCGTTTATTTTGCCGGTGTAAAGCTTATGGGCCTGAATATCCTTGAGCTTCAGGAAGGAATAAACCAGCTGCACCATATCCAGCCGGAACAGCCGCAATACGGAGCGGCTGAGCGCTTTTTGATTCGGGCGGCTCCGCAAATAACGCGATGTCTCCTCCAGGAATACAGCCGGCTTATTCAAGTTCAGCAGCTCCTCCAGACGGGATAAATCCGGCGGAATATAATCCTCATCCTTTTGCCGCTGGTATTCCTCCACATAAAAAATTTGATTGCGCTGCATCGTCATTTCCTCGTTCATATCAAGCAGCTGTTTAATGGTAAGGCCCAGCTGCTCCAGGCTGTCGGCCAGCGAAATCATGCAGCACGCGTCGCATTTCAGGATCGGATTCGCCTGCTGGATAAAAGAGCGGGCAAGCTGCTCGATCAGTTCAGGATCGGGGCTGCTGTTCCAGCGGATCACGGCGGCCAGGCTGTTGTCTTTATATTCCACAATCGTTTCGACCGTAAACCGGTCGCTTTGAAACAGCTCGCAGATGACATTTTGGAATGCAAAATCAAACAGGTTTTTTTCTTCGGCTCCCATGCTTCCGTCATACGGGAACAAATTAAAGAGCAGCAGCTGAAAAACATCCCGTTTCTGGTAGGACAGGTTTTGTTCTTCCACGGAATGCGAGATGGCGGCAGGCTTAACCGGGTTGGATGCGCTGCTTGTAATGAGCTTATGCCAAAAATGCTCGATAATTTTTGAGCGGTTCTTTTGCCAGTAACGGCCTTCGAGAATCGCTTTTTCGTTTTTCTGCTGCTCTTTCGCCCGGACGGCGGCTTTCTGAATAATGAGCATCAGCTTGTCGAACTCGATTGGTTTCAGAAAGTATTCAAAGCTTTGCAGCTCTATCGCCTTTTGCGCATAGTTGAAGTCGGCATAGTTGGTCAGGAAGATCGTCTGCACATTGTATTTTTCCTCGCGGATACGGGAGAGCAGCTCCAGGCCGCTGCCTTGCGGCATTTCAATATCGGAAATCAAAATTTGAATCGGGTGTTTCTCGAGAATGTCCCACGCTTGGGCGACATTGTTGGCAGTATAGACGGTTTCGATATGCAAAGCTTTCCAATCAATTTTTTTCTCTAGCGCGGTGACTACAAAATAATCATCATCAACCAGCAGTGCATTCATCGTTATGCCTCCATTCTAAGCGGTTCTGCGGGCGGGTCGGGCAGCCACAGCACGACGGATGCGCCGCCTTGTGCCGTGTTGGAGAAATGAACAATCGCTTTGTTCTGATACAGAAATTCCAGCCGCTGAACGGTGTTGGTAATGCCGATATGGGTGCCGCTCGTCTGGTCAAGCGGCTGGCCGGCGGCGAGCTGTTCCAGCTCCTGCTGCGGAAATCCCGGGCCGGTATCGGTGATCCGGATAACGGTCATAAACTGCTCATCCATAAACTGGCGATCCACCGTTAACGCGATTTGCACCTGGGTTTCCCGGGATACGGCATATTTAATCGCATTTTCAATAAAAGTTTGCAGCACGAGCGGCGGAATTTTGACCCCTCTTGACGGATCGGACTGCCTGATCTGATACACAAAGGCGTCGCGGTAACGGTGCTTCTGAATATCGAGATAGATCCGGATATGTTCGAGCTCATCTTCGAGCCGGACAAAGTCCTGGTCGTTCTGGAAAATATACCGGAAATATTTGGATGTCGACAGCGACATCTGCTCGATTTCCTCATGCATTTGCATTTGCGCCATGCTGTAAATGCTCGTCAGGCAGTTCAGGAAAAAATGCGGCTTAATTTGCAGCTTCATAAAGTTCAGCTGGATCCGCTGCTTTTCCAGCTCGCGTTCGTAAATGTCAATTTTATATTTTTTAATTTGGGTTACCAGCGTAAGAAACTGCTTATTCGCTTTTTCCAGCTCGAAGATTTTGCTGCTTTCGACATCCAGCGGCTCGCCGTCGCCGGTCCAGAACGTCAGGTTGTAGGAGAAGCTTTTGATTGGCGTCAGCACCTTCTTCTTGAAATAGATCAGGATGAAGCTGAGATTGCAGGCGATGATGACGGCGAGCAAAATGATGAGCAGCTGGGCAATCATAATTTTTTCGAAAGCGCCAAACTGGATAATAAGTTCTACATAAAAGGAAGCGTTCGTAAAGTCGGCGTTGACGGTAGTCCTCGTATGCATAAAGTCCGAGACGATCGAATGCGCTTCATCGCCGCTCACGACCGTGCCTTTGCTGGAGATAGGGCTTGTAATGCGCACGCCTTTCTCATCCACCAGGGAAGCAAAGCCGTTTTCGCCCAAATTCAGCTGATGCAGCGGAAGAATGAGATCATCGGCGGAGATCAGGCCAATCATGTACGTATCGTGATAAGGAACGATATTAATGACGTAATAGGTGCCCATTAAGTCAATGGTGGACCAGTTGGAGTAATATTGGTCGTAAATGCTGCGGTCGTTCACCATTTTAATAATCTGGTTTTTCAACGACTGGTATTCGGTATATTTCATGTTCATCGGCGTGAAGTTGGACATAAAGTCCAGCTTGTTAAAGTAGAGAAAAAAATTGTAGTCAGGCCCGTAAATTTTTTGCAGCTCGACGACCCGTTTAAACAGGTCGCTGTTTGCTTTAATAAATTTGGTGCTGTTAATATCATTTTTTTGCATGATTTCTACATTTTCATCATTAGCAAGCGTCCAGCCCATAAAGTGATTAATATAATTGAAGTCTTTATTAATCTGGTTAATGTACAAATCTGCCGTATCCTGCAGAGAGCGGGTAGACTGCTGCTTGACGATCGTTATAGAGGTTATGCTGATGGCAAAGTCCAGAACAAGAGCGGAGAACGAAATAAACAGCATGATTTTAACGTAATGTTGAATGGAATAAAGCTTGTTTTCCGCCGGTTTAGCCATCATGAATGACCAGACTCCCTTCTGGCGTTCTTGGTCTTGAATGCGTTTTCTTATTAAAAATATTATAAATCCGGCACGCAGAAATACAAGAAAGGAAATGCGTTTCCAAGCCTTCAAGTCCGGATAGTGTTAGGAAAGGTCTGGATAATGCAAGCATAAATCGGGTAGAAGGTGCGGGAATGGGACGGCTGGCCAAATCGGCGGAGGTAAAAGGTCTGAATATAACGATCATGAGGTCTAAATAGTACCAACGGTCGGCGATATACTAGTAACTGTCCAGCGATAGAGCAAACTGGAAGCGGCTTCATAGACGATATGCCGCGTTAACAGCAGCAAACGAAGGAGGGGGACCTTGAATTGAGAACGAGCCCAATGCAGCGTTCGCTTGGAAGGATCGGGAAAAACTGGGGCTTGTATTTATTATTGCTTCCGGCCGTAGTTCTCCTGATTTGCTTTACTTATAAGCCAATGTACGGGGTCATCATTGCATTTAAAGATTACAGCCCGGCGTTAGGCATCTCCGACAGCCCATGGGCAGGCTTCAAATATTTCGAGAAGTATTTCCATTCGTACCAATTCTCGAATACGATCAAAAACACGCTAGTAATTAGTTTATACAGCTTTGTGACATTCCCGATTCCGATCATGTTTGCGCTGCTCGTCAACCAGATGCGGGTAAACCGGTTCAAGCGTGTATTCCAGACGGTTACGTATATGCCGCATTTTATTTCCACGGTCGTTATCGTAGGCTTAATGCTTATTTTGCTCTCGCCGGGAAATGGTCTGATCGGCAATATTTATCGCCTGTTCGGAGCGGAAGCTCCCAACCTAATGGGCTCCGGCGCTTTGTTCAGCAGCGTGTACGTCTGGTCGGATGTGTGGCAGCATACCGGCTGGGACAGCATTATTTATTTGGCGGCGCTGTCAGCGGTTGATCCAAGCTTATATGAAGCGGCAACTGTGGATGGAGCAAGCCGATGGCAAAAAATCCGGTTTATCGATATCCCGATGCTGATGCCGACCGCCATTACGCTGCTCATTCTTAGGGTCGGCGGACTGCTGGGCGTGGGCTTCGAGAAAGTATACTTGATGCAAAACAATTTGAATATTACAGGCAGCGAAGTAATTTCGACATACGTGTACAAAATCGGCTTGCTGAGCGCCCAATACAGCTTCTCCTCTGCAATCAACCTGTTTAACACCGTCATCAACTTTATTTTGCTCATATTGGTGAACTGGATTGCACGAAGGAACAGCGAACACAGTTTATGGTAACGGAGGGGGGATGAGAGGTGGAGCAAACAGAATTGTCATCCAAGGTAACAGCCGTAAGCTTAAATAACAGCCGGTCGGACCGTTTCCTTGAAATTATGCTGTATGTATGGGCGGCGATCGTATTGCTTGTCGTCATGTACCCGCTATACTTTATCATAATCGCATCTTTCAGCGACCCGTCCGCAGTCGGGAACGGCAAAGTATGGCTGTATCCGAAAGGGTTTACATTTGACGGCTATCAAGAGCTGTTGAAGCACTCCAATATATGGGTCGGATATAAAAATACGATTTTATATACCGTCATCGGGACGATGATCGGCCTCGTCGTTAACATATCAGCCGCCTTTGCGCTTTCGCGAAAAGAATTGTTTGGCCGTAAAACGATTACCTTGTTTTTTATCTTTACGATGTTTTTTAACGGCGGCCTTATTCCGACTTTTTTGACCATCCGCGATTTCCATATGTACGATACGTTTCTCGTTATGGTTCTGCCGTTTTCCGTAGCGGTGTTTGATATTATCGTAGCCCGGACCTTCTTCCAGTCGAGCATCCCGAACGACCTGTGGGAAGCGGCCCAAATCGACGGCTGCGGCCATCTGCGTTACTACACGCTGGTCGTGCTGCCGCTTTCGAAAGCCGTCATTTCGGTACTCGCCTTATGGATGGCGGTTGGCCACTGGAACTCTTATTTTAACGCTTTAATCTATTTGCAAAACAAAGATTTATACCCGCTGCAGTTAATATTGCGCGATATTCTCATTACCAACTCGATGCAGTCCGCGATGGGAACCGGCGAAGCGGCGCAAATTGCGATGCGGCTTGCCAACCTGCTGCGTTATTCCGTTATTATCGTATCTACGATTCCGATCATGTGCTTCTACCCGATGGTGCAAAAATACTTCAACCAGGGGGTGATGATCGGCGCCGTAAAAAGCTAGAACATGCTTTAGGAAACCGGCTTTTCATAACGAATTAAAGGGGATAGGTGAATGAAAAAGAAAACGGCACTAGTCATGAAGAAATCAGTCACCGGCGTTATGCTTGTATCCGCCCTTGGCTTCGTGCTTGCGGGCTGCAGCAGCAATAATAACGGCAACTCGGGTTCCAACTCCGGCGCATCTCCGTCGGCGTCGGCTGCTTCAACTGCGGACACCGGCAAAAAATCGACCGGCAATTTCAATGAAGAAGGCTTGCCGATTGTGAACGAACCGGTAACGTTGAACGTCTTGACCGTCCGCTGGGGCGATATGGGCGACAGCTTTACGAAAAATACATTCCTGCAAGATTTGGAGAAAAACACAAACGTCAAAATCAACTGGCAAGTCATGTCCTCCAATGACTGGAACGACCAAAAATCGGTTATGCTGGCCAGCGGCAAGCTGCCGGACGTTATTTTGGGCGACATCGCTTACGGCGATTCGGATATCGTGAACAACTCCAGTTTCTTCCGGCCGCTTGACGACTATATTGATAAATACATGCCTAACTTGAAAGCAGCGATGGAAGAATCGCCGGAGCTGAAAAAAATAAGCACATTCCCGGACGGCAAAATTTACTCGCTGCCAGCCCGCCTGCCTTCCCGCCCGCTGACGCAAAACCAGCCGGTCATCAACAAAGCTTGGCTGGATAAGCTCGGCTTGAAAGCGCCTACGACGGTCGACGAGCTGTACAATGTGCTGAAAGCGTTTAAGACACAAGATCCAAACGGCAACGGCAAAGCCGACGAACTGCCGTCCAGCAATGCCGGCGATATTGATATGTTCCTGCTTGCGCCGTTTGGCATTACCGACCTGCGCGGCAACCATATGCTTATCCAGGACGGCAAGCCGGTCTATTACCCGACCTCGGATCAATACAAAGAAGGCTTGAAATGGGTGCATAAGCTGTACGAAGAAGGGCTGATCGATCCGGAGACATTTACGCAGGACAACACGATGCTGACGGCGAAACGCCAAAATCCGGACGCTGCTCTGGTCGGCTTCACGTACCAATGGACGCCTGACGCTGTATTCGGCAAATGGAGCGACCAATACGAAACGATCGCGCCAATCGCAGGACCAGACGGCAAACGTTACCAAGAAGGCGACCCGGACGGCCTCAGCTACAGAAGGAATGAACTGCTGATCACGACTTCCTGCAAAACGCCTGAAGTGGCAGCGCGCTGGGCGGACCAGTTCTACACAGGCGAAGCCAGTATTCAAAACTTCTGGGGCGCAATCGGCTCCGCAATTACGAAAAACAGCGACGGCACTTATGTGTTAAATGATCCTCCTGCAGGCACAAGCGCGGATGCTTGGTATTGGGACGGTTCCCTCCGCGACTTCGGACCTAAATATGTAAGCCCTGAATTCGAGAAAAACATTAAGCTTGATCCAAGTGCAGGGGACGGCTTGAAGCTCGAAATCGACAAACTGGGCAAAGACGATGTAACGACGCCATTCCCGAACGTTATGTATACGGCGGATGAATATCAAGAGCTGCCGCAGCTGACGACGGACATCGACGGCTTTATCGCCAGCACGCGCGCACAATGGGTAACCAAAGGCGGCATCGACGAAGGCTGGGACGCTTATGTGAAACAGTTGAACGATATGGGCCTTCCGAAGCTGATCAAAATTTACGAAGATGCTTACAACCGTTACCAAAACATTAAATAATAATGGCCACTGCCCCGTAGAATTCGTGCTGCGGGGCAGCCTTATTTGCAACTGAAGGGAGAAACGGACGAATGCGCCAATTTAAAATCGGATTGATTGGACTCGGCGGCATGGCCGGGGCACATATCAGATGGATGAAAGAACAAGGCGGTTTTACGATTGTTGCGGTCAGCGACGTAAGCCCGGAAGCGCTGGAGCGGACAGGGGCCAAGCTGGAACTTGGGCCGGAGAAACAATATGCGGATTTCAGGGATTTGACGCAAGATACCGATGTGGAAGCTATTGTAGCGGTCACGCCTAACCAGGTGCATGCAGCTGTTATACAAGCTTGCCTGGAAGCAGGCAAGCCGTTCCTTGCGGAAAAGCCGTTTACCCGCAGCTTTGAAGAAGCCAGGCCGCTGCTGGAGCTTTACGAGCGGAAGCCCGTTCCGGCCATGCTCGGCTTCAGCTACCGGTATACGCCGGCATTCCGCTATGCCAAAGAGCTGCTGCTGGAAGGCAGGCTCGGGAAAATCCGCAGCTTCTCCAGCCAATATTTGCAGGGCTGGGGATCGGCGCTTTATGACGGCTACTATACGTGGCGGTATAATAAAGCGGTTACCGGAACGGGCGCGCTCGGCGATCTCGGTTCGCATATGATCGACATGGCCCGCTACTTGTTTGGCGAATTCGAGCAGCTATCGGCGCAGCTGCATACGTTTATTCCGGAACGCCGCCATCCTTCCGGCGGCATGGCGCAGGTGGATGTGGATGATTTCGCCAGCTTTCAGGCGCAGCTTGCGGGAGGTGTCGTTGGCGTATTCCAAACGTCGCGCAACGCGATTGGCTCCGGCAATCAGCATGAAATCGCGATTTACGGTGATGCCGGGACGCTGCATGCTTCTACGGTTGATCCCGATCATCTCGTATGGATTCGGGAGGAATCGCCGGGCCAGCTGGCCAAATCGGTCATTGATGTGCCGCAGCGCTGCAAGAGGACGCAGTACGGCGACTTTGCAAGCCTGCTGGCCGGCGAACAGCCGGAAGGGCTGCCGGGCTTTATGGACGGTTACCGCAATCAGCAAGTGCTGGATGCTATCGTCCGTTCGTCGGAAGGCGGCACGGCCATCCGGCTGCAACCATAAAGCATAAAGCAAGCCCCCCTCTCAGGCATTTGCGCCAAGCGGGGGCTGCTGTTTGGTACGCAGTTAACTTGTGCGGAAGAAGTTAACTGGCGTGCTTTATTTTTTTTGAACGGTGATCGTCCAGGACGCATCGTCGATTTGCTCGAAATTGGTGACCGAGTGGCCGGCTTCGGCTGCCCAGCGCGGAATAGCTTCCGTTGCCTGGGTGCAGTCAAAGTCGATGACAAGCTCGTCGCCGCTTTGCAGCGTCTCCATTTCCTGTTTTGCTTCGATAAGCGGGAACGGGCATACCATTCCGACTACAGCTAGTTTCTTTTGCATGTGAAGTGCCTCCTTATGCAGTAGCAGCCGCGGTTGCTGCGGATGCTTGTCTTTTCGCTTTGGTGCGAGGGCGGACAAATACGAAATAAGATGCCGTCCACGTGCCAAGAATCATAAATACGAGTGATACCCAGCCCTGCCAAGTCATCATCGCGGTCATGACGAGACCGTTGCCGATGGAGCAGCCGCCGGCCCAGCTTGCGCCAAAGCCCATCAGAATGCCGCCGATAAAGCTGGATACGGCTGTTTTGGCATCCGGAGCGCGGAAACGGAATTCCCGGCTTCCTTTTGCCGCAATAAACGATCCAAGGAAAATGCCAAGGACGAGGAATACGCCCCAGTTAATAAATTTGTCGTCGTCGCCTGTAACCAAATACTGCAAAATGTTCGCCGACGGCGTCGTAATGCCAAGTCCCGAGTTGCGGCCGGTCGCTTCGCTGAGCGGCCAAGCCAATAATGCAACCAGACCGACCAGAACCGCCGTAAAGAACGGATGCCAGCGTTTTTCGAACAGCAGATGGTTGAGGCCTTTCCGTTTGGCTTTCATCGAAGGAATGGCGACTTTCGGCTTGCGGAGCGTGCGGATAACGACCCACAGCGTAATGATAACAAGCAAAGCGATAAACGGCCATACCGAAATGCCAAACGTATCGGCAATCGAGTTATGAGGCGCCGTGTAATCTTTCAGGCTGTTGTTGACAGGCACCAGGGCGCCTGTTTTCATCATCGCAGCCATTGCCATGTAGCCAAACAAAGCAATCCAGCTGCCGATCAAGCCTTCGCCTGCGCGGTACCAGGTGCCGGTTGCGCAGCCCCCGGCCAATATAATGCCGATGCCGAATACAAACGAACCAATTATTGTAGATACCCACGGGAAAGCTCCCGCGCTAAATTTGATCAAATCCATCTGAATCAGAGCGTATACGCCTACGCTTTGAATGGAAATCGCAATCAGCAGCGCGTAAAACATCCGGTTGTCTTTGGTCAAATACATGTCGCGGAAGCCGCCGGTTAAGCAAAACCGTCCCCGCTGCATAACAAAACCAAGCAATGCGCCGCACAATAGTCCGGTCAAAATCATCTGTGCCACTTGATGTCTCCTCCATTTTGTCGAAAGTATAGTAATCTAGTAGGATTAAAGGTATTTCTGATTGTAGCACAAATGAGGAAGGAGTAAATACGACTTTTTAACCATATAGGCCATTAAATTCCTAAACGATGAAAGGACCTGATCGCCAGGCGGCTGCCTTTCGTCAGGTCCTTTCTATAAGAAGCGGCGGATGCGGTTCATGCGCTTTTGCTTGTATATATGGCATAGGGCGGGAAAATAATACGGGTACCGTTTATTCGTCTTCGAAGTAAAGCTTCTGCAGCAAACCGATCAGCCGGTTTTCTTCTTCTTTCGTTAAATGGCGGGCGATAAGCTGGTTATTGCGGTTTAATATCGCTTGCAGCTCCGGCCAAAACTGCACCGCTTTGTCGGTCGGATAAAGCAGATGGGAACGGCGGTCGTCCGGATCGGGCTTCCGTTCAATATAGCCGGACAGCTCCAGCTGCTTGATCGACCGTGCGGTTGTCGCTTTATCGAATTTCAGCTCCTGCGTCAGCTGCTCCTGCGTAATGCCGGGGCGCCGAATGACGTTGATCAGGAAGCTGTGCTGGCCGCCCGTGCCGATGCCGTAAGGAGCGAGCATTTTTCCAAGCCTTTTTTGATTTTGGCGGTGTGCGGAAGATAGCAGCTTGCCGATCGATTCTTTATTCATCAATTCGAATTCCTCCGGTCAAAATTTCTTCCATTATTTTAACTTATAGTTGTTGCGTGCGCAACTAATTTGGGATACACTGTTGTTGTAAATTTGTTGCGCACGCAACTAAAAGGACAAATTTAAAGTTCGGAGATGGAGGATCGTTTCATGAGTGCAGGCTTTCGGACTTATCAGGAAGATGCGGCTGTGCAAAGCAAACGCTGGATCATTCTTATCGTTTTAAATTTATTTACGTTTATGTCGACGCTTGACGGGAGTATCGTCAACATCGCTTTACCGGTATTATCCAAAGATCTTGGCCTGCCGATCGCGCAGATCGAATGGGTGACGACATCCTATTTGATGGCGATATGTACCGCCATTTTATTTTTCGGCAAACTTGGCGATATAGTCGGTAAAATTAACATTTACCGGATCGGCACGTTTGTATTCGTCATCGGTTCGCTGCTGTGCGGGTTGAGCCACAATTTGACGTTCCTGATCGTCTCGCGCGTCGTGCAGGCGCTTGGCGCTTCGATGACGATGGCGAACAGCCAGGGCATCCTGGCGGATATATTCCCGGCGAAGGAGCGGGGACGGGCGCTGGGCCTGATCGGCACGTTCGTTTCGCTTGGCAGTATTGCCGGCCCAAGCGTCGGCGGCATTCTGGTCGATACGCTCGGCTGGGAATCGATCTTTTGGGTGAACGTCCCGATCGGCGCTATTGCCATTTTTGTCGGGTGGAAGGTGCTCCCTGCCGATTTGGTCAAAATCAAAGCCAAAATCGACGTGCCCGGCAGCTCGCTGTTCGCCGTATTTATTATGACGCTGTTTACCGGCCTGCTGCTCGGCCAGCAGTTCAGCTTCAGCAACGGCTGGATTGTCGCGGCGCTTGCTGCGGCTGTCGTTTCCTTTGTGTATTTCTTAAGGACGGAAGTAAAGCGGGAGCATCCGCTTATCCAGCTGTCGCTGTTCCGAAACCCGCTTTTTTCTGTAAGCATCTTGTGCGGCTTTCTCGTATTTTCGGCGAATTTTTGCTTCAATATTATCGGACCGTTTTACGCGCAAAACATGCTGGGCTTGTCGCCGTTTTACGCCGGCTTTCTGCTGATGCTGATGCCGATCTGCATGGTTATCGTCGCTCCGCTTAGCGGCGCTTTGTCCGACAAGATCGGCTCGGAGCTGCTAACTTGCGCCGGCCTGATCGTGATGGTCATCGCGCAGTTTGGCCTTGCCTGGCTGCATGAAGGAAGCTCGATTGCCATCGTTGGCGTATGGATCGGCATGCTGGGCATCGGCAGCGGATTGTTCCAATCGCCTAACAACTCGCTGGTCATGTCGCAGGTTCCGCGTACCCAGCTTGGTTCCGCAGGCAGCGTTAACTCGCTTGTCCGGAACGTGGGCATGGTCGTGGGCATCACGACGGCCACGACCATCCTGTTCCATGTCATGAGCACGAAAGCCGGCTACCGCGTGACCGGCATTATCCCGGACCGGCCGGACTTGTTCCTGTCCGGGATGCATGTCGTGTTTTCGACGTCGGCGTGCATTTGCCTGGCAGCGGCCGCTTTGACCGTATGGCGGATGTACCGCGCGCAAGCGGCCAAACGGGCGGCAGCAAAAGCGCAGTCGTAAGGTGAACCGTTCGGACGCATAACCGGCTTGGTTACGGCGGGGAATGGGGATGATTGACGCTGGCTTGTCCGTTAGCCATAATAAATGGATAACTTAACGGAAAGCGATGTGTATCTATGTTTGCATCTTTGAATGGGACCCGCATTTATTTTGACGTCGAAGGCTCGGGTTACGTGCCGCAAGGCGACCGGATGGTCAAACGGCCGGTGCTGTTTGCCGTGCATGGCGGCCCCGGCAGCGACCACTCGGATTTCAAGCCGTGGCTGACGCCGCTTGCCGAGCATATGCAAATCGTCTATTTGGACCAGCGCTGCAACGGCCAGTCCGATCGGGTGGACCCGGCGACCTGTACGCTGGAGCAGCTTGCTGATGATATTGAGGCGCTGCGCCGCTATTTGGGGCTGGAACGCATATACCTGCTGGGCCATTCGTTTGGCGGAATGGTGGCGCAGGTGTATGCCACCCGCTATCCCGATTCGCTTGCGAAGCTGCTGCTGATCAATACGGCGCCGAGCAAGGAATTTTACCCGGCGGCGCTGGATTATGCCAGCCGGGTGGCAACGCCGGAGCAGCTGAAGACGATTCCGGAGCTGTTTGAAGGCAATATCCGTGACGACGAGCATTTGATCCAGTGGTGGGAGGTCTGCTACCCGCTTTATTTCCATGTGCTGGACGAAGAAGTAATGCGTGAGACCGGCAACCGCCCGATCGGCTCGCTGGAAGTCGCGAACTATACATTTAAACATTTGATTCCGAAGTACGATGTACGGGACAAGCTGCCGGCGCTGCAAGTACCGACGCTTATCGTCGGCGCGCGTTACGACTGGATTACGCCGCTGTCGCAATCGGAGGAGATGCACCGGCTTATTCCT encodes the following:
- a CDS encoding Gfo/Idh/MocA family protein translates to MRQFKIGLIGLGGMAGAHIRWMKEQGGFTIVAVSDVSPEALERTGAKLELGPEKQYADFRDLTQDTDVEAIVAVTPNQVHAAVIQACLEAGKPFLAEKPFTRSFEEARPLLELYERKPVPAMLGFSYRYTPAFRYAKELLLEGRLGKIRSFSSQYLQGWGSALYDGYYTWRYNKAVTGTGALGDLGSHMIDMARYLFGEFEQLSAQLHTFIPERRHPSGGMAQVDVDDFASFQAQLAGGVVGVFQTSRNAIGSGNQHEIAIYGDAGTLHASTVDPDHLVWIREESPGQLAKSVIDVPQRCKRTQYGDFASLLAGEQPEGLPGFMDGYRNQQVLDAIVRSSEGGTAIRLQP
- a CDS encoding sulfurtransferase TusA family protein; this encodes MQKKLAVVGMVCPFPLIEAKQEMETLQSGDELVIDFDCTQATEAIPRWAAEAGHSVTNFEQIDDASWTITVQKK
- a CDS encoding YeeE/YedE family protein; protein product: MILTGLLCGALLGFVMQRGRFCLTGGFRDMYLTKDNRMFYALLIAISIQSVGVYALIQMDLIKFSAGAFPWVSTIIGSFVFGIGIILAGGCATGTWYRAGEGLIGSWIALFGYMAMAAMMKTGALVPVNNSLKDYTAPHNSIADTFGISVWPFIALLVIITLWVVIRTLRKPKVAIPSMKAKRKGLNHLLFEKRWHPFFTAVLVGLVALLAWPLSEATGRNSGLGITTPSANILQYLVTGDDDKFINWGVFLVLGIFLGSFIAAKGSREFRFRAPDAKTAVSSFIGGILMGFGASWAGGCSIGNGLVMTAMMTWQGWVSLVFMILGTWTASYFVFVRPRTKAKRQASAATAAATA
- a CDS encoding MarR family winged helix-turn-helix transcriptional regulator; its protein translation is MNKESIGKLLSSAHRQNQKRLGKMLAPYGIGTGGQHSFLINVIRRPGITQEQLTQELKFDKATTARSIKQLELSGYIERKPDPDDRRSHLLYPTDKAVQFWPELQAILNRNNQLIARHLTKEEENRLIGLLQKLYFEDE
- a CDS encoding MFS transporter — its product is MSAGFRTYQEDAAVQSKRWIILIVLNLFTFMSTLDGSIVNIALPVLSKDLGLPIAQIEWVTTSYLMAICTAILFFGKLGDIVGKINIYRIGTFVFVIGSLLCGLSHNLTFLIVSRVVQALGASMTMANSQGILADIFPAKERGRALGLIGTFVSLGSIAGPSVGGILVDTLGWESIFWVNVPIGAIAIFVGWKVLPADLVKIKAKIDVPGSSLFAVFIMTLFTGLLLGQQFSFSNGWIVAALAAAVVSFVYFLRTEVKREHPLIQLSLFRNPLFSVSILCGFLVFSANFCFNIIGPFYAQNMLGLSPFYAGFLLMLMPICMVIVAPLSGALSDKIGSELLTCAGLIVMVIAQFGLAWLHEGSSIAIVGVWIGMLGIGSGLFQSPNNSLVMSQVPRTQLGSAGSVNSLVRNVGMVVGITTATTILFHVMSTKAGYRVTGIIPDRPDLFLSGMHVVFSTSACICLAAAALTVWRMYRAQAAKRAAAKAQS
- a CDS encoding alpha/beta fold hydrolase; this translates as MFASLNGTRIYFDVEGSGYVPQGDRMVKRPVLFAVHGGPGSDHSDFKPWLTPLAEHMQIVYLDQRCNGQSDRVDPATCTLEQLADDIEALRRYLGLERIYLLGHSFGGMVAQVYATRYPDSLAKLLLINTAPSKEFYPAALDYASRVATPEQLKTIPELFEGNIRDDEHLIQWWEVCYPLYFHVLDEEVMRETGNRPIGSLEVANYTFKHLIPKYDVRDKLPALQVPTLIVGARYDWITPLSQSEEMHRLIPGSELAIFEQSGHMPFIEEHAAFIERLTAFLTDKEAA